One stretch of Strigops habroptila isolate Jane unplaced genomic scaffold, bStrHab1.2.pri NW_022045634.1_ctg1, whole genome shotgun sequence DNA includes these proteins:
- the LOC115603442 gene encoding aurora kinase C-like isoform X1, whose product MSEKENVNPAMAEARPLLPRRVPCKDVEEAEALPEAGQDPLEAGAEPAPVPQPKIFSMDDFEVGRPLGRGKFGRVYLARERSSKVLVALKVLFKSQLEKEGLEHQLRREIEIQAHLRHPNILRLYNYFHDERRVFLILEFAPRGELYKELQRCGRFDAPRTATLVEELADALQYCHSKRVIHRDIKPENLLLGFLGELKIADFGWSVHTPSLRRRTLCGTLDYLPPEMVEGRAHDEKVDLWCLGVLCFELLVGAPPFESPCVAETYRRITKVDLRFPPVVPEGARDLITRLLRYSPPQRLPLAQVLQHPWVRDNSRRVLPPGYGPPQRPTAPQRDPQ is encoded by the exons ATGTCGGAGAAGGAGAACGTGAACCCCGCCATGGCCGAG GCCAGGCCGCTGCTCCCCCGGCGGGTGCCGTGTAAGGACGTGGAGGAGGCCGAGGCCCTGCCCG AAGCGGGGCAGGACCCGCTGGAGGCCGGTGCGGAGCCAGCCCCAGTGCCCCAGCC GAAGATCTTCTCAATGGATGACTTCGAGGTGGGGCGGCCCCTAGGACGGGGCAAGTTTGGGCGCGTGTACCTGGCGCGGGAGCGGAGCTCCAAGGTGCTGGTGGCCCTCAAGGTGCTCTTCAAGTCCCAGCTCGAGAaggaggggctggagcatcagCTCCGCCGCGAGATCGAGATCCAGGCGCACCTCCG GCACCCCAACATCCTGCGTCTCTACAACTACTTCCACGACGAGCGCCGCGTATTCCTCATCCTCGAGTTCGCGCCACGGGGGGAGCTCTACAAGGAGCTGCAGCGCTGCGGCCGCTTCGACGCCCCCCGCACAGCCACG CTGGTGGAGGAGCTGGCGGATGCGCTGCAGTACTGCCACAGCAAACGTGTCATCCACCGGGACATCAAACCCGAGAACCTGCTCCTCGGCTTCCTCGGCGAGCTCAAGATCGCTGACTTCGGGTGGTCCGTGCACACCCCCTCGCTCCG GCGGCGCACGCTGTGCGGGACCCTGGACTATCTGCCCCCCGAGATGGTGGAGGGGAGGGCACACGATGAGAAGGTGGATCTGTGGTGCCTGGGGGTGCTGTGCTTCGAGCTGCTCGTGGGGGCCCCCCCCTTCGAGAGCCCCTGCGTGGCCGAGACCTACCGCCGCATCACCAAg GTGGACCTGCGCTTCCCGCCCGTGGTGCCAGAGGGCGCCCGCGACCTGATCACGCGGCTGCTGCGCTACAGCCCCCCCCAGCGGCTGCCGCTGGCGCAGGTGctgcagcacccctgggtgcGGGACAACTCCCGCCGCGTCCTGCCCCCCGGCTACGGGCCCCCGCAGCGCCCCACGGCGCCCCAGAGAGACCCGCAGTGA
- the RAVER1 gene encoding ribonucleoprotein PTB-binding 1: MAAALSVTAPGPELPVAALGRGRAPEEELPPLDPAEVRSRLARSARQFRNRRKVLIRGLPADVSNQEVHDLLSDYKLKYCFVDKCKGTAFVTLLNREQAESAIAKLHRSRLRERELSVQLQATDALLCVANLPQLFSQQQFEELVRPFGNLERCFLVYSPKTGHSKGYGFVEYMKKDSAARAKLELLGKQLGTRTLYVHWMDANHLTSELLHSKCLCVDKLPHSYSDLEELRRVFSAAGAPAFCQLAYGQDGQLKGFAVLEYESPELAELVQEATDGFPLAGNHIRVSFCAPGPPGRSMLAALTAAQAMALNRGKGLLPEPNLLQILSSLGNPASLQLLLAPLLHAGKQGILGAAPLVPNPALSTLLQLVLQHQSQQRPGILGEPPLSSRPRSALAPAPAQPPGPILPELPAGADAPPGRGSVPVAAFPAAVGLERDGGLRGPPLPPPAAAPPQALQGLPPALLGSVLGGLQRPKQSESGAAAPPVSLLGDPPKDFKIPLNPYLNLPSFLPPPSLGGGATKGLNLNTGVLGGSSKPRLPQPPLPTDAFTFDCQPDLGSRIYPQPRDQAGAILGGFGHSRTKLSSSPGLERGGGAPPTLPLFYSGSPTSYFTSGLQAGLKQSHIKALRLPPATSTDTVLPLAPPSQAKSPGGGQKRSFSQLLPPLEPSPKGCYVGQHSQGLGGHYADSYLKRKRIF, translated from the exons atggcggcggcgtTGTCCGTAACGGCGCCGGGCCCGGAGCTGCCGGTGGCGGCGCTGGGCCGCGGCCGGGCCCCGGAGGAGGAGCTGCCGCCGCTGGACCCGGCCGAGGTGCGGAGCCGCCTGGCCCGCAGCGCCCGCCAGTTCCGCAACCGCCGCAAGGTGCTCATCCGGGGGCTACCGGCCGACGTGAGCAACCAG gaagTCCATGACCTGCTCAGCGACTACAAGCTCAAGTATTGCTTCGTGGATAAGTGCAAAGGGACCG CCTTCGTCACGCTGCTCAACAGGGAGCAGGCGGAATCGGCCATCGCCAAGCTCCACCGGAGCCGCCTGCGGGAGCGGGAGCTCTCGGTGCAGCTCCAGGCCACGGACGCTCTGCTCTGCGTCGCCAACCTGCCGCAGCTcttcagccagcagcagttCGAGGAGCTCGTCCGCCCTTTCGGCAACTTGGAACGTTGCTTCCTGGTGTACAGCCCCAAAACGGGCCATTCCAAAGGCTACGGCTTCGTGGAATACATGAAGAAGGATTCGGCGGCGCGAGCCAAGCTCGAGCTGCTCGGGAAGCAGCTGGGCACCCGGACTCTCTACGTGCACTGGATGGACGCCAACCACTTGACGTCGGAGCTTCTCCATTCCAAGTGCCTGTGCGTGGATAAGCTGCCCCACAGCTATTCCGACCTGGAAGAGCTGCGCCGCGTCTTCTCTGCCGCCGGCGCTCCCGCTTTCTGCCAG CTGGCCTACGGGCAGGACGGGCAGCTCAAGGGCTTTGCGGTGCTGGAATACGAGTCTCCGGAGCTGGCGGAGCTGGTGCAAGAGGCCACGGATGGGTTTCCGCTCGCCGGGAATCACATCCGAGTCTCCTTCTGCGCTCCCGGGCCTCCCGGGCGCAGCATGTTGGCTGCACTGACGGCAGCGCAGGCAATG GCACTGAACCGAGGGAAGGGGCTCCTTCCGGAGCCCAACCTGCTGCAGATCCTGAGCAGCCTGGGCAATCCCgcttccctgcagctcctcctggctccGCTGCTGCACGCCGGGAAGCAGG GGATCCTGGGAGCTGCCCCCTTGGTGCCCAACCCAGCGCTCTCCACGCTCCtccagctggtgctgcagcaccaaAGCCAGCAG AGACCGGGAATCCTGGGGGAGCCGCCGCTGAGCTCCCGGCCCCGCAGCGCCCTGGCTCCGGCTCCGGCGCAGCCCCCGGGGCCCATCCTCCCCGAGCTCCCCGCCG GTGCGGACGcgccgccgggccggggcagCGTTCCCGTTGCTGCTTTCCCGGCTGCGGTGGGGCTGGAGCGGGACGGGGGGCTCCGGGGgccgccgctgcccccccccgccgctgcccccccccaggCCCTGCAGGGGCTGCCCCCGGCCCTGCTGGGCTCCGTCCTCGGTGGCCTCCAGAGGCCGAAGCAGAGCGAGAGCGGAGCCGCGGCCCCCCCG GTTTCCCTCCTGGGGGACCCCCCCAAAGACTTCAAGATCCCCCTAAACCCCTACTTGAACCTCCCCAGCTTCCTGCCACCACCCAGCTTAGGAG GTGGTGCCACCAAAGGCTTGAACCTGAACACGGGGGTTTTGGGAGGCAGCTCCAAGCCCCGGCTCCCGCAGCCCCCCCTGCCTACAGATGCCTTCACCTTCGATTGCCAACCG GATTTGGGATCCCGGATTTACCCCCAGCCGCGGGACCAGGCCGGAGCCATCCTGGGGGGCTTTGGGCACAGCAGGACCAAG ctctcctcctccccagggctggagcGTGGGGGGGGCGCCCCCCCCACCCTGCCCCTCTTTTACTCAGGCTCCCCCACTTCCTACTTCACCAGCGGCCTCCAGGCCGGGCTCAAGCAGAGTCACATTAAG GCCCTCAGGCTGCCTCCAGCCACCTCCACAGACACCGTCCTCCCCTTGGCCCCCCCCAGCCAAGCAAAG agcccggggggggggcagaaacgaagcttctcccagctgctgccccCCCTGGAGCCCAGCCCCAAGGGCTGCTATGTGGGGCAGCACTCCCAGGGCCTGGGGGGGCACTATGCTGACTCCTACCTGAAGAGGAAGAGGATATTTTAG
- the FDX2 gene encoding ferredoxin-2, mitochondrial has translation MAASMVVSGGSVTRRLLRGAVRGLSGGGGGTEGATVNVVFVDRTGREVPVQGRVGDNVLHLAQRHGLELEGACEASLACSTCHVYVSAPHFDRIPAPEEREEDLLDQAPLLQENSRLGCQILLSPALEGARFVLPRVTRNFYVDGHVPKPH, from the exons ATGGCGGCCTCCATGGTGGTGAGCGGCGGCTCCGTAACGCGGCGGCTGCTGCGGGGCGCGGTGCGAGGCctgagcggcggcggcggcggcaccgaGGGCGCCAC GGTGAACGTCGTCTTCGTTGACCGGACGGGGCGGGAGGTCCCGGTGCAGGGCCGCGTCGGCGACAACGTGTTGCACTTGGCGCAGCGGCAcgggctggagctggagg GCGCCTGCGAGGCCTCCCTTGCCTGCTCCACGTGTCACGTCTATGTCAGTGCCCCCCACTTCGACCGGATCCCGGCCCCTGAAGAGCG GGAAGAGGACCTGCTGGACCAGGCCCCGCTGCTGCAGGAGAACTCCCGCCTGGGCTGTCAGATCCTCCTGTCCCCAGCGCTGGAGGGGGCTCGGTTCGTGCTGCCCCGGGTCACCCGCAACTTCTATGTGGATGGACACGTCCCCAAACCCCACTGa
- the PRKCSH gene encoding glucosidase 2 subunit beta, with translation MLLLLLLLLLLPPVAPGSVEVLRPRGVSLSNHHFYEASKPFTCLDGSATIDFAWVNDDYCDCRDGSDEPGTAACPNGRFHCTNAGFRPQNIPSAHVNDGVCDCCDATDEYSSGAACDNTCKELGRREREALQRRAELLRRGFLLRQQLLQEAAAARRDKQGRLGALQETRRGLEQRVGTLRAAKEAAEGPERAAKDEHRRRWEAAAAAAAAAQEAARAEEAFVALDTDSDGRVTLEELRACSRLDTDGDGAVSEDEAKALVGDLAPVDAATFRDRLWDTIKHHYKTQGQASSSLVPEPPSSSPEPPLDETPPEEEEEEEAEEEEEEEDDGSEGPEEELKVPPPQHPEEKGAEEPPPSPPFDAATQALIDAAQRAREELEEAERALKETEESIRALEQELAFDFGPQGEFSYLYNQCYELSTSEYIYRLCPFKRVSQKPKHGGAETNLGTWGAWAGPEHDRFSAMKYEHGTGCWQGPNRATTVKLSCGTETAVTATTEPSRCEYLMELVTPAACRTPPSHEDHDEL, from the exons atgttgctgctgctgctgctgctgctgctgctgccaccggTGGCTCCAGGCTCCGTGGAAGTGCTGCGGCCCCGCGGCGTGTCCCTGTCCA accATCACTTCTACGAGGCCTCGAAGCCCTTCACCTGCCTGGACGGTTCCGCCACCATCGACTTTGCTTGGGTCAATGACGACTATTGCGACTGTCGTGACGGCTCCGATGAGCCCG GCACCGCAGCGTGTCCCAACGGCCGCTTCCACTGCACCAACGCCGGGTTCCGTCCCCAGAACATCCCCTCGGCCCACGTCAACGACGGCGTCTGCG ATTGCTGCGATGCCACTGACGAGTACAGCAGCGGCGCCGCCTGCGACAACACATGCAA GGAGCTGGGCCGGCGGGAGCGGGAGGCCCTGCAGCGCCGCGCGGAGCTGCTCCGCCGCGGCTTCCTGCTGcgccagcagctgctgcaggaggcgGCCGCCGCGCGCCGCGACAAGCAG GGCCGCCTGGGGGCGCTGCAGGAGACGCGCCGGGGGCTGGAGCAGCGCGTGGGGACCCTGCGCGCGGCCAAGGAGGCGGCCGAGGGGCCCGAGCGCGCGGCCAAGGACGAGCATCGGCGCCGCTGGGAGG CCGCCGCTgcagccgccgccgcagccCAAGAGGCCGCTCGGGCCGAGGAGGCCTTCGTGGCGCTGGACACGGACAGCGATGGGCG GGTGACACTGGAGGAGCTCAGAGCCTGCTCCCGGCTGGACACCGATGGGGATGGAGCTGTCTCAGAGGACGAGGCCAAg GCACTAGTGGGGGACCTCGCACCAGTGGATGCTGCCACATTCCGGGACCGGCTCTGGGACACCATCAAGCACCACTACAAGACCCAG GGCCAAGCGTCGTCCTCCCTCGTCCCTGAGCCCCCCTCGTCCTCCCCTGAGCCCCCCTTGGACGAGACCCCCCcggaggaagaggaagaggaggaagcagaggaggaagaggaagaggaagatgatggcAGCGAAGGCCCTGAGGAGGAGCtgaag gtgccccccccccagcaccccgaGGAGAAGGGGGCTGAGGAGCCCCCCCCGAGCCCCCCCTTCGATGCTGCCACTCAGGCCCTGATTGATG ctgcccAACGGGCCCGTGAGGAGCTGGAAGAGGCTGAGCGAGCGCTGAAGGAGACAGAAGAGTCCATCag GgccctggagcaggagctggcctTTGACTTCGGCCCCCAGGGCGAGTTCTCCTACCTCTATAACCAGTGCTACGAGCTGAGCACCAGCGA gtACATCTATCGCCTCTGTCCCTTCAAACGCGTGTCCCAGAAGCCCAAACACGGTGGCGCCGAGACCAACCTGGG GACATGGGGCGCATGGGCTGGCCCCGAGCACGATCGCTTCAGCGCCATGAAGTACGAGCACGGGACAGGCTGTTGGCAGGGCCCCAACCGGGCCACCACG GTGAAGCTCTCCTGTGGCACAGAGACCGCGGTGACGGCCACCACGGAGCCGAGCCGCTGCGAGTACCTGATGGAGCTGGTGACCCCCGCGGCGTGTCGCACCCCCCCCTCGCACGAGGACCACGACGAGCTCTGA
- the LOC115603442 gene encoding aurora kinase C-like isoform X2 translates to MDDFEVGRPLGRGKFGRVYLARERSSKVLVALKVLFKSQLEKEGLEHQLRREIEIQAHLRHPNILRLYNYFHDERRVFLILEFAPRGELYKELQRCGRFDAPRTATLVEELADALQYCHSKRVIHRDIKPENLLLGFLGELKIADFGWSVHTPSLRRRTLCGTLDYLPPEMVEGRAHDEKVDLWCLGVLCFELLVGAPPFESPCVAETYRRITKVDLRFPPVVPEGARDLITRLLRYSPPQRLPLAQVLQHPWVRDNSRRVLPPGYGPPQRPTAPQRDPQ, encoded by the exons ATGGATGACTTCGAGGTGGGGCGGCCCCTAGGACGGGGCAAGTTTGGGCGCGTGTACCTGGCGCGGGAGCGGAGCTCCAAGGTGCTGGTGGCCCTCAAGGTGCTCTTCAAGTCCCAGCTCGAGAaggaggggctggagcatcagCTCCGCCGCGAGATCGAGATCCAGGCGCACCTCCG GCACCCCAACATCCTGCGTCTCTACAACTACTTCCACGACGAGCGCCGCGTATTCCTCATCCTCGAGTTCGCGCCACGGGGGGAGCTCTACAAGGAGCTGCAGCGCTGCGGCCGCTTCGACGCCCCCCGCACAGCCACG CTGGTGGAGGAGCTGGCGGATGCGCTGCAGTACTGCCACAGCAAACGTGTCATCCACCGGGACATCAAACCCGAGAACCTGCTCCTCGGCTTCCTCGGCGAGCTCAAGATCGCTGACTTCGGGTGGTCCGTGCACACCCCCTCGCTCCG GCGGCGCACGCTGTGCGGGACCCTGGACTATCTGCCCCCCGAGATGGTGGAGGGGAGGGCACACGATGAGAAGGTGGATCTGTGGTGCCTGGGGGTGCTGTGCTTCGAGCTGCTCGTGGGGGCCCCCCCCTTCGAGAGCCCCTGCGTGGCCGAGACCTACCGCCGCATCACCAAg GTGGACCTGCGCTTCCCGCCCGTGGTGCCAGAGGGCGCCCGCGACCTGATCACGCGGCTGCTGCGCTACAGCCCCCCCCAGCGGCTGCCGCTGGCGCAGGTGctgcagcacccctgggtgcGGGACAACTCCCGCCGCGTCCTGCCCCCCGGCTACGGGCCCCCGCAGCGCCCCACGGCGCCCCAGAGAGACCCGCAGTGA
- the COLGALT1 gene encoding procollagen galactosyltransferase 1 — MMAAGPWPLLLLLALGSGPGPGPGAAPGPRGVRGYFPEERWSPESPLLPPRVTVALLARNAAHALPATLGALERLRHPKERTALWVAVDHSVDNTTALLREWLLRVRGLYHRVEWRPMEELASYPDEEGPKHWSPMRYEHVMKLRQAALEAARAAWSDYLLFLDADNVLINPDTLGLLMAENKTLVAPMLDSRAAYSNFWCGMTAQGYYRRTPLYLPLRRRERRGCFAVPMVHSTFLLDLRRAASAALSFYPPHPDYTWPFDDIIVFAFSCRQAEVQMFVCNREVYGFLPVPLRSHSTLQDEAESFLHVLLEIMVKNPPAEPSPHVWVPPKVPDKMGFDEVFLINLRRRSERRARMLRTLREQEISCKLVEAVDGKAMNSSEVEALGIRMLPGYRDPYHGRPLTKGELGCFLSHYRVWQEIVARGLGKSVVFEDDLRFEIFFKRRLMTLMQELEAEGLPWDLIYIGRKRMQVERPEKSVPRVRNLVEADYSYWTLGYVLSLRGARKLLAAEPLAKMLPVDEFLPVMFDKHPLTDYTKHFPQRDLVAFSAEPLLVFPTHYTGEDGYVSDTETSVLWDDEATATDWDRSRSHKMREQPELRREARNSDVLQSPLTSAARDEL, encoded by the exons ATGATGGCGGCGGGGCCGtggccgctgctgctgctgctggcgctggGGTCGGGGCCCGGGCCCGGTcccggggccgcgccggggccgcgCGGGGTCCGCGGGTACTTCCCGGAGGAGCGCTGGAGCCCGGAGtcgccgctgctgccgccgcggGTCACGGTGGCGCTGCTGGCGCGGAACGCGGCCCATGCGCTGCCCGCCACGCTCGGAGCGCTGGAGCGGCTGCGGCACCCCAAGGAGCGCACCGCGCTGTG GGTGGCCGTGGACCACAGCGTGGACAACACGACGGCGCTGCTGCGGGAATGGCTGCTGCGGGTGCGCGGCCTCTACCACCGCGTGGAGTGGAGGCCCATGGAGGAGCTGGC CTCCTACCCCGATGAGGAGGGTCCCAAGCACTGGTCCCCGATGCGCTATGAGCACGTGATGAAGCTGCGTCAGGCGGCGCTGGAGGCCGCGCGCGCCGCTTGGTCCGATTACCTGCTG ttCCTGGACGCCGACAACGTCCTGATCAACCCCGACACGTTGGGGCTGCTGATGGCCGAGAACAAGACGCTCGTGGCGCCGATGCTGGACTCGCGCGCGGCTTATTCCAACTTCTGGTGCGGGATGACGGCGCAG GGTTACTATCGCCGCACGCCGCTGTACCTGCCGCTGCGCAGGCGCGAGCGCCGCGGCTGCTTCGCCGTGCCCATGGTTCACTCCACCTTCCTGCTGGATCTGCGCCGCGCAGCCTCGGCCGCCCTCAGCTTCTACCCCCCTCACCCCGACTACACGTGGCCCTTCGACGACATCATCGTCTTCGCCTTCTCCTGCCGCCAGGCCG AAGTCCAGATGTTTGTCTGCAACCGGGAAGTTTACGGCTTCCTGCCGGTGCCGCTGCGCTcccacagcaccctgcaggATGAGGCCGAGAGCTTCCTGCATGTCCTGCTGGAGATCATGG TGAAGAACCCGCCGGCGGAGCCGTCCCCACACGTGTGGGTCCCCCCCAAGGTCCCCGACAAGATGGGCTTTGATGAG GTTTTCCTGATCAACCTGCGGCGCCGGAGCGAGCGCCGGGCGCGGATGCTGCGGACGCTGCGCGAGCAGGAGATCTCCTGCAAGCTGGTGGAGGCCGTGGATGGGAA GGCCATGAACAGCAGCGAGGTGGAGGCGTTGGGCATCCGGATGCTGCCGGGATACAGGGATCCCTACCACGGGCGCCCGCTCACCAAGGGGGAGCTGGGATGTTTCCTGAGCCACTACCGGGTGTGGCAGGAG ATCGTGGCACGGGGCCTCGGGAAGTCCGTGGTGTTCGAGGACGATCTTCGCTTCGAGATCTTCTTCAAGCGCCGCCTCATGACCCtgatgcaggagctggaggccGAGGGGCTGCCCTGGGACCTGAT TTACATCGGCAGGAAGCGGATGCAGGTGGAGCGGCCGGAGAAGTCGGTGCCGCGCGTCAGGAATCTGGTGGAAGCGGATTATTCCTACTGGACACTGGGCTACGTCCTGTCCCTGCGCGGAGCCCGGAAGCTGTTGGCAGCGGAGCCGCTGGCCAAGATGCTGCCGGTGGATGAGTTCCTGCCCGTCATGTTCGACAAACACCCGCT cACCGACTACACGAAGCACTTCCCGCAGCGGGACCTGGTGGCGTTCTCAGCGGAGCCGCTCCTGGTCTTTCCCACCCATTACACGGGCGAGGACGGGTACGTGAGCGACACCGAGACCTCGGTGCTGTGGGATGACGAAGCCACGGCCACGGACTGGGATCGTTCCCGCTCCCACAAGATGCGGGAGCAGCCGGAGCTGCGCCGGGAAGCGCGGAATTCCGACGTGCTGCAGTCGCCGCTCACCAGCGCGGCGCGGGATGAGCTGTGA
- the SPC24 gene encoding kinetochore protein Spc24: MAGRPLQELEELEELSEELGKLLLSGRAAALLRQGLELQARGDNGLLAAQAEATRLDTELRAAEETVARALVAREAAVQRGRQRLRELRDELRRAREALGSLRDSNGALRRELEELKVQQQQLEEDNKKDEDGVISLEYIIHLYHKLSHISWDHEAEPWHIKGVHFGPPIAQPIDIDGRRHSRCFISDYLWSLIPSEW; the protein is encoded by the exons ATGGCGGGCAGGccgctgcaggagctggaggagctggaggagctgagcGAGGAGCTGGGCAAGCTGCTGCTGTCGGGGCGCGCCGCCGCCCTCCTGcggcagggcttggagctgcAGGCGCGGGGGGACAACGGGCTCCTGGCGGCGCAGGCGGAGGCGACCCGCTTGGACACAG AGCTCCGGGCGGCCGAGGAGACGGTGGCGCGGGCGCTGGTGGCGCGGGAGGCCGCGGTGCAGCGCGGGCGGCAGCGGCTGCGGGAGCTGCGGGACGAGCTGCGGCGGGCGCGGGAGGCGCTCGGCAGCCTCAGGGACAGCAATGG CGCCCTGCGccgggagctggaggagctgaaggtccagcagcagcagctggaagaggaCAACAAGAAGGATGAGGATGGGGTCATCTCCTTGGA GTACATCATTCACCTCTACCACAAGCTCAGCCACATCTCCTGGGACCACGAGGCTGAGCCGTGGCACATCAAAGGCG TTCACTTCGGACCCCCCATTGCTCAGCCCATTGACATCGACGGCCGGCGCCATTCCCGCTGCTTCATCAGTGATTACCTCTGGAGCCTCATCCCCAGCGAGTGGTGA